DNA sequence from the Sulfoacidibacillus ferrooxidans genome:
GTACTTGTGCTACTTGTCGCAGCAGATCCAGTCATGGCAAAGGCAGGGGCTATGGTCATCACTGATCCGAGAATACCTGCCGCCATGGTCATGACGACTTTCATGCGACTGACTTGCATATGATTCACTCCTTATCATCTGAGATCGGATCACAAAGACTACCGATCGGATACTTCTAGTCTGACAAACTAGCAAGCGTGAGTCAAATGACAATTAGATGTTGTAAGACATGAGATAAAAACAAGAAAGACGGTACAGCATCTTCCACGAAATGTCGTAAAGGATGCTGTACCGTCTATGTGTTTCCAGAACGTTGCGCGTGCAATTGGTAGTTATACTTATTGGGCGAAAGATGTTGCGAGATCAGCGATATTTGGTACGCCAAGACCACTACCGGGATTGTAAACATTGCCTTTAGTTCCTGTGTAGTACAGGTTGTCGTTACTTGTACCGGTTGTATCAAGTGGTGTAAATGGCGATTGAGGGCCTGATGCAAATGTGTAGATTTGCCCATTCCAAAATCCTACGCGCGTGCCAGCGTTTTGATTGATTAGCGCTGTGACACCAGCAAGTTGTGGTGCAACGAAGCTTGTTCCACCATAGACAGACCAATCAGTAGAGCTACCAAAGAGCGTGCTGCTGTATACAGCGTAACCTGTTTCTGGGTCTGCATCCATAACGAGATCTGGGATGTTGCGCCCTTGACCTGTGCCTGTGATCACTTGTGGATCTGGATTAAAGTTCCATGCAGTATCTTGGTCGATCGGTGTTAAGTAAGGCACTGCAGAGAATTGATTGACTCCTTTGACCCCTTGTTGATACCACGGTGTTCCAAAGATCGTGCTGTATCCGCCACCACTGCCTGCGATTGTCGACTCAGCAAAACTGGCTTCGCTACTTGCACCAAATTGTTGCCAATAAGGCCATAAATAATCCCAACCCCATGTGCGCTGTGTCGGGACATCGATGCTAAAATTTCCGAAGTTCTGAACGCCAGGAAGGGTTGTTCCACCAGCGGCTGTGATATATGGACTATCTGCTGGTGTGTCAACGGAAAGGTTTGTCGTGCCGATATCACCAGACGCATCGTAGGCTGCTTGATCGCCAGATGCGGCAAACATGGAGATGCCTTGACTTGCCCCTTCCATAAAGATCTCATTGAACGCTTGGGCGTAGTTTGGTGACTCTTGGCCCTGTGCGATCGAGTAGTTCACTGCTGTCTCGCTTTCGCCCCAACTAGTAGAGATGGAGTCTGCTTGGTTTGATGTCACAGCATCGAGGAAGGCATCTGCAAACCCATAGTCTGTGTTAGGTGCTTGGTAAACGATGATATTAGCCTGTGGTGCGATAGCTCCCGATTGTTCCACGTCAATGGTGGTTTCAACAGACCCATTAGCGGCAGAGACAGGGCCTGCTCCACCGTCTACATTCACTAGATTGATGCGATTACCTAAAACGTGTTTAATATTGTTTAGTTTCCAGAATGTGTAGGCATCAGATGGATCGACACTTGCGAGCGTGACGATGCCGATCGTCTGACCTTGGCCGTAATCCCCCTTGGTATAGAGTGGGTTTACATTGTAATTCGCCGCAAAATCTTGTGGTGTTTGCGATCCAGCCGGAGGACCAGCCGTACTTGTGGATGGTTTCTGTAATTGCGGCAAAGGTTTTAGGAGTTGAGTTGCAAAGTTTCCGTAGTTTGTTAGTCCAAGTACTGCTAACACAGGAGATGCTATCTGACTAGGTAGCTGTGGCGCAGCTACTGTACCGTGGAAATTCACGCCTTGAAACATCATGTTTTGTAGTTGTACAGAAAAAGCTTGATCAAACTGCCCTGCAGTGCCGTTTGCTGTGATATCGAGATTGTCTGGATACACAGAGGTACTGATGCCGTATGACTGTAAGTAACTTGTCAGGGATTGAATTACAGATTGTGGTTGACCAAATTGCGTTGCAAACTGAGAGACAGACAAATAATGGCGATATTGAGGACTGCCTGGTGTCACTGATTGTTGGATGAACTGTTGTAGTGCAGAAGTATTCGTTGTATGCAAAACAATACTGACTGTCATAGGTGTATCGGCAGGTGTGTCGCCAAACACAGTGGCATTTTGTAAAACAGTGGGTCCGACGCCTTGTGGGACAGGGACGGGTCCGCCACCTGGTTGTGTTGGTGCAGGTCCACCTGGTCCACTTGGGGTACCTGGTGGTTGGGCTGTGCTCGCAAATACTTGTGGGGCAGAAACGATGAGTGGTGTCATGGCCAACATGGTTGCAACACCGATGGTAAACGGCTTCTTACTAAATGAATGTTTTCTTTTCATTCTGATCCCTACCCCCGTCTTACAATATAGAATTCTACAAAAATATATTCGGAGCAATATATTCGACAAGGAGTCAGCGCATTCCTTCTACACTCATGTATTTTTATTCATATTTTTGCAGGGTCTTAATAGCACGTACATGCAAGTTTGCTTGCAGCATCAGAGTTCCAAGCAAAGGGCATAGCAGAGTCTCAATGATCCGCTATCATTATCGTCGTAATAAAATAGTTTGTAATCTTTTTAAAACAGTATTGTAATCTAAATGTAATCTATGATATGATGCTCTCATCAAATAAAAGATCAGATGAGGAGTTGCTTATATGAAAAAATTACAAGTCATTGCAGCATTAGCAGCAGTATGGATGATGAGTGCACCATTATCAGCGTTTGCCGCATCATCATCAACTAGTGTCGCGCATGCTACGACTCACCACCAGGTAGCGAAACATGCCACAGCAAAAAGTACGAACAAAGCAAAAAAATCATCTGCACATGCGACTGCTAAGAAAACAACGTCAGTTAAGCGTGGAAAAGCATCTCATCATGCTACATCAGTAAAAAAAGTGCATGTTACACATAAAGTAGACAAGCAAAAAAAGACAGATGTGCATACAAAAGCGGCCCATTTAAAAAGTAAGAAAGCTCAGTCGCAAGGCCGCAAAGTAACACATAAGAAAACTTCACATAAAAAAGTTGAACTTAAAAAAGTTGAACTTAAAAAAGTAGCACACAAGAAAGTCGAACATAAAAAAGTTTTGCAAAAGAAAGACACCCATACAGTCAGCAAGCATCATAAGACGAGTCATGGTATTGCAAAACACTCAGGTAAAAAGGTGAAGCTGACAAAAAAAGCTACGAAGGCAAAAGCGAAACATACTACAAAGAAGTAAGGTATGTTTAACGTCAAATGTCAGTACATTATACATCAGCGGTAGTTTATAGATAGGATATATATATAGGAACTCACATGCGATTACGCAGTGAGTCCTTTTTTGTTCTCGATCATTTTAAATATTAGTTGCGGGTAAGCAAGAATCATATGTTATAGTTGATTTATAGTAAACTATAACACTAATTTATTGATTATTTCGAGTATGGCATCACATATTATACAAGCGTTTTTATGTAAAAATATCAGAGGAATAGGCGCACCAAATGTCGAATGTTAGTTCTAATTATGTTTTATAGATTGTATCCACCAGGCGAATGAAGGGAAGAATCATATGTCGTTTCATAGAAATGATTTAGAAGGACAACGAATGCATGCTCGTGGAACGGACATGATCTTCTATCTTTATTTACTGAACATGGGATTTTTCTTGGCAGTGATTGTCGCCTCGGCGTTACTAGTACATGGGATGCAAGCGCATATTGTTGAGATTGTGGTAAGTGTAGTGTATGCGGTGATTAATGGCATCTTTTTTTATCTCTTCTCTTCTCAACAACGTCTTACTTCACGCAAACGAGTACCCCTAAGAC
Encoded proteins:
- a CDS encoding S53 family peptidase produces the protein MKRKHSFSKKPFTIGVATMLAMTPLIVSAPQVFASTAQPPGTPSGPGGPAPTQPGGGPVPVPQGVGPTVLQNATVFGDTPADTPMTVSIVLHTTNTSALQQFIQQSVTPGSPQYRHYLSVSQFATQFGQPQSVIQSLTSYLQSYGISTSVYPDNLDITANGTAGQFDQAFSVQLQNMMFQGVNFHGTVAAPQLPSQIASPVLAVLGLTNYGNFATQLLKPLPQLQKPSTSTAGPPAGSQTPQDFAANYNVNPLYTKGDYGQGQTIGIVTLASVDPSDAYTFWKLNNIKHVLGNRINLVNVDGGAGPVSAANGSVETTIDVEQSGAIAPQANIIVYQAPNTDYGFADAFLDAVTSNQADSISTSWGESETAVNYSIAQGQESPNYAQAFNEIFMEGASQGISMFAASGDQAAYDASGDIGTTNLSVDTPADSPYITAAGGTTLPGVQNFGNFSIDVPTQRTWGWDYLWPYWQQFGASSEASFAESTIAGSGGGYSTIFGTPWYQQGVKGVNQFSAVPYLTPIDQDTAWNFNPDPQVITGTGQGRNIPDLVMDADPETGYAVYSSTLFGSSTDWSVYGGTSFVAPQLAGVTALINQNAGTRVGFWNGQIYTFASGPQSPFTPLDTTGTSNDNLYYTGTKGNVYNPGSGLGVPNIADLATSFAQ